TCTATGCGGGGTTCCCTAAGGCCATGAACGCGATCTATAACGCGAAGGAAGTGTTCAAAGAGCTGGACCGGAAGAAAAAGAAGTCCAAGGGATGATTTATTTAGACTGGGGTTGCTTCGTCATAAACGTCCGCCTATTCGGCGGCCATTCATCGCAATGACAGCTATTAAAAAGACCCTGCGCGTCATTTTTGAGGATCCCCACCTCATCGTGGTCGATAAGCCCGTTGGGCAATTGGTCATTCCCGGGCGGGGAGAGGAGCAAGGAACCCTCCTAGTCGATGAGGTCTCCAGCCATATCCGAAAAAAGGCCTATGTGGTCCACCGGATCGACCGGGAGACCAGCGGCCTCGTCGCTTTCGCCAAGGACGCCCCGACCCACCGGGCCTTGAACCTTCTTTGGGAAGGCCGGGAGGTGGGCAAGACCTATCTCGGCTGGGTGCAAGGGGTGCCTGACCCCCGGGAGGGTCGCATCGATTCTCCCCTGAAGACCTTCGGGTCGGGGAGGGTGGGGGTGGACCCCAAGGGTAAACCCAGTCAGACCATCTACCGTGTCCTGAAAGTGGATGAAAGCCCTGATAGCACAGGCTCCAGGGGGTCCGTCAGCCTTCTGGAACTGGACCTTTTGACCGGACGGCGGCACCAGATCCGGGTCCATCTCTTCCGCTTAGGTCATCCCCTTCTGGGGGACCCCCTCTATGGCGACCCATTGCCGGTTGGAGGCTATCCCCGCCTGATGCTTCATGCCTATCGGCTGACCCTGCCTTGGGAGAGCAAGACCCTTTCGGTCCAGGTGGACCCTCCTACCGACTTCCACCCTTAGTTGTTCAAAGGGTTTTAAAGTAAAATCTTGGGCCAAAAATAAGGCTTTTTCAGGCTTTCATACTCGACTGTTTGACGGCCTGGATAAGTTCCTGTAAAATGCCCCCTCTTTTGCCAAAAAAACCGCTAAAAATAAGGGTTTTTTTAGGTTTTTTGTGTAAAAAGTCAACAAAATAAGGGTTTTTCCTGATTCCTCTGGAGGCTTTTCGATGATCACTGTCATGGACCTGCGGGCCGGCAATATGGCCGAATTTGACAATATCCTCTACCGGGTCGTTTCTTTTCAGCACGTGAAGCCGGGCAAGGGCGGGGGGTTTGTCCGCTTGAAGCTTAAGAACGTCGAAATGGGCACCGTTACCGATAAGACCCTGGATAGCTGGGAATCGGTCAAGGAGCCGCCGGTCGAAGAGAAGGAAATGCAGTATCTCTATAAACAAGGCGATAAGTTCGTCTTCATGGATACCGAGACCTACGAGCAGTTAGAACTCACCGAGGATGAAGTGGGCGAGGGGCATCAATGGCTGAAGGACGAGATGGCCATCGAGGTCCTTTTTTACAAGGAGCGCCCCATCAGCGTGAAGCTGCCGATCACCGTCAACCTGAAGGTCGCATCTTCCGAACCGGGCATCAAGGGCGATCGCGTGTCGAACGCCACCAAGCCGGCGACCCTGGAGACCGGAGCGGAGATCCAGGTCCCCCTTTTCGTGAAAGAAGGGGACACGATCAAGGTCGATACCCGCACCGGCGAATACATCGAGCGCGTCTAACCCAACCTTTACCAGCCGTTCCTATCCGAAAGGAGCCGTCATGTCGAACGCCGCTGAAAAGAGCGAAGGATCCAAGCCCGAAAAGAAAAAGAAGGTCGAGACCCCGGCCGTGAAGAAGGTCAAGGTCAGCTCCAAACTCGCCCTCGTCCAGGACGTCATCGCCCTGATGGATGCTTCGGACCTCTCCGAGGTCCATTTCGAGCAGGGCGGGATGAAGGTCCACCTGCGCCGTGGGCCAGCCGCCGCTTACGCCGCTCCCATGATGCCCGCCATGCCGATGGTCGCCGCTGCGGCCGCCCCTGCTTCCGGCGCCCCGGCTCCGGCCGCTCCCGCCGCCAAGGCGGAATCCGGGAATACCCTGAACTCCCCCATGGTTGGCACCTTCTACCGGTCGCCGTCGCCTGACGCGAAGCCCTTCATCGAGGAAGGGGACTCCATCAAGGTGGGCCAGGTCTATTGCATCATCGAAGCCATGAAGCTCATGAACGAAGTGAAATCCGAGGTGGCCGGCAAGGTCACCAAGATCCTGGTGCAAAATGGCCAGGCCGTCGAGTTCAACCAGCCCCTGATCGTCGTCGAATCGAATTAAGACCAAAACCCGGCGCGGAGACACGGGGACGCGAAGTAAGGCCGCGCCTTGAAGAACATCAACAGACCAACAAAGGGAAACATCGAGTGTTCAAAAAGATCCTGATCGCCAACCGCGGGGAGATCGCCCTGCGCATCATCCGGGCCTGCAAGGAATTGGGCGTGAAGACCGTGGCGGTCTATTCCCAGGCCGACGCCGATTCGCTCCATGTGCACCTGGCCGACGAGAGCGTCTGCATCGGCAAGGCCTTCAGCAAGGAAAGCTACCTCAACATCCCGGCCCTCATCAGCGCCGCCGAGATCACCGACGCCGAGGCCATCCATCCCGGCTACGGCTTCCTCGCCGAGAACGCGCACTTCGCCGAGGTCTGTTCCAGCTGCCAGATCAAATTCATCGGCCCCAAGCCCGAGGTCATCCGTCTCATGGGCGACAAGGTGGCGGCCATCCGCACCGCCAAGGCGGCCGGTGCGCCGACCACACCGGGTTCCGACGGGCCGGTGAAGGACGAGAAGCAGGCCCTCGAGGTCGCCAAGCGGGTGAAATACCCGGTCATCATCAAGGCCTCCGCCGGCGGCGGCGGCAAGGGCATGCGGGTGGCCCACACCGACCTTTCCCTGACCCAGGCCTTCCAGACGGCCCGCACCGAGGCCGAGGCCGCTTTCGGCAACCCCGAGGTCTATATCGAGAAATACATCGAGGACCCGCGCCACATCGAGGTGCAGATCCTGGGCGACGAGTTCGGCCATGTGATGCACTTGGGCGAGCGGGATTGCACCATCCAACGGAACCACCAGAAGCTCATCGAAGAGGCGCCTTCCTCCGCCCTGACCGACAAAATGCGTAAAAAGCTGGGGAAATACGCCCTAAAGCTGGCCAAGGAGGTCAAATACACCTCCGCCGGGACCATCGAGTTCCTCATGGATAAGCACGGGGATTTCTACTTCATGGAAATGAACACCCGTGTCCAGGTCGAGCATCCGGTGACCGAGCTGACGACCGGGATCGATATCATCAAAGAACAGATCAAGATCGCGGCGGGCGAGCGCCTGTCCATCAAGAAGGACGTGCTGGAGCCCCGGGGACATGCCATTGAATGCCGCATCAACGCCGAGAACCCGGACGACGGCTTCCGCCCCTCGCCGGGCACCGTCACGACCTACCATGTGCCGGGTGGCCCCGGTGTGCGGGTGGATACGCACCTTTATCAGGGCTACAAGATCCCCCCCTATTACGATTCGATGCTCGCCAAGATCATCGTCCATGCCCCTACCCGGATCGAGGCCATCAAACGCATGCTCCGTGCCTTGGATGAGCTGGTGGTCGAGGGGGTGTACACCACCACCGACTTCCTGAAGGTGATCCTGGAGAGCGACGCCTTCAAGCGGGGACATTATTCGACACACTATGTGGAGCAGTTCATGAAGAACAAGAAGGACCGGGGCGGGGACAGCCAACACTGACCTGGGACCGTTGCCGTTATAAATCCGATCGATGGAGCCGCCATTGAAGATCACCGTCTATTTCGAGTTCAAGGACGCCAAGCCGACGGTCATGCAGAACGCGACCGTGGTGCTGGCGGATGTCCTGCGCGCCACGACCTCCATCCCCGTCTATCTCTACCACGGCGCCACGGCGGTGGCCATGTGCCCCGAACCGGGTTCGGCCAAGAGGATCTTCGAGAAACAAAAGCGCGGCGAGGGTCTCCTGGCCGGTGAGCGTGATTGGGAGAAGATCCCCGGGTTCCACCTGGGGGGCTCTCCGTTGGATTCGAACCGTGATAAGGTGAAGGGGAGGTTGGTGGCCTTCTCCTCACCCTCTCCCCTGCGTCTCCTGAAGAATACCAAGGCGACCCTGTTGGGTTCCTTCGTGAACCTGGGCGATGTCTATGATTCCTGCCTTCGCGCCAAGCGCGATGTGGTCGTGGTCTGTGCCGGCGGTCCGGAAGATTCGGTCTTCGCGGGCATGTTGGTGGATTTCCTCCAAAGCACCTTGGGCTCCGATCCGGTGGTCCTGAGCGAGAGCGCCAAGGAAGCGCTGGCCTATTACAAGCCTTGGCAAGGACGCATCCCTGACCTGTTACGCGAGGTCAACGAGGGAAAGGCGCTGATCCAAAAGGGCTATGGGAAGGACCTGGATTTCGCAGGCAAGATCAGCCGTATCTCGGCCGTGCCCATCCTCAAGAATGACGTTTTTGTGAAGGAAGAGGTCCCCAAGCGCAAGACTTCCTCCGACGAGGCCAGGAAGCCCGTGACCCCCCAAAAGGGCAAGTCCATCAAGATCACCGCTCCCCTCTTCCCGAAGAATCCCGAGCACCCGGTACCGGGCATGGACAAGGGCAAGAAACCCGCCGTTCCTCCGGTGGAGGACAAAAAGGCCGCGGCCGCAAAAGGCGACAAGAAGGGGGACAAGGGTGCTGCTCCTTTGGGCAAGAAGAGCGAGGTCAAAGGGACCCTCTTGAAGCCCAAGAAGGCCCCCAAGCCCATGTTCAGCAAGAAGACCGTAGCCAACGCGGTCCCCAAGATGGTCCGGAAGGAATCCTGAGGATCTCCCCTTTTTTCCCGCATGGACGAGGGTCTTTTTGAAAACTTCTCCACCGATCCGGAAGGTCCAACGTGCCCTGGATGCCAACTGCAACCGGGTCCGTGAGGGTTTGCGGGTGGCCGAGGATGTGGCCCGGTTCCTCCTGGACGACCCCGCCCTTTTGAACCGATTGAAAAAACTCCGCCACCAAGTGACCGAGGCCGAAAAGGGCCTGTTCGCTTCCGACCGCCTGCGCCGGATTTCCCGGGATGTGGCGGGCGATCTGGGGCGTGGCACGAGGGAAAACGGCGAGAAACAACGGGGCAATGCGGGCGACCTTTTGAAGGCCAACTTGAAGCGGGCCCAGGAGGGCCTGCGATCATTGGAGGAATTCTCCAAGCTCCTGGGGCATCCCGCCGCCTTGAAGTTCAAGAAGATCCGCTATGGATGTTACCGGGTGGAAGAGGGTTTGCCCTGAGGAGCCAAAGGCGTCTCGAAGGGTTGCCCTAGAGCCTGGGTTCGGTTGCAATCCCCCTTGGTCGCCTTTATGCTTTCCTTTACACGTTTTTAACTCCCTGAAAAACAAGGACAATCCATGGGCCCGAGCAACGGAAGCCGAAAAGCCATCCTTCAGGAAGGCGTGACCCGCACCCCCTTCCCCGGCTCCCGGAAGGTCTATGTTGGCGGTGGCGAACACCATGTCCATGTGCCCATGCGGGAGATCCAGCTGAACCCGACCAAGACCGGGAATGGCCAGGAAGAGAACGCCCCCTTCACCGTTTATGACACTAGTGGTCCCTACACGGACCCCACCGCCATCATCGACCTGCGCAAGGGATTGGAACCCCTTCGGAAGGATTGGATCCTGAAGCGTGGGGATGTGGAGGAGGTCGAAAGCTCCTATAAAGGCAAGGCGGCCCAAGATGTGGAAGTGTTCCCGGGAGCCGCGGGCCGCAAGCCCCTGAAGGCCAAGGCGGGGAAGAACGTCAGTCAGATGCATTACGCCAAGAAGGGCATCATCACCCCCGAGATGGAATATATCGCCATCCGGGAGAACCAACTGGTCCAGGAAGGCGCCGGTAAGGGCCGCATCCACCCGGGTCAGGCTTTTGGGGCCATCATGCCCCCGGTCATTACTCCCGAGTTCGTTCGTGACGAGGTGGCCCGAGGCCGGGCCATCATCCCGTCCAACATCAATCATCTGGAAGTGGAGCCGATGGCCATCGGACGCAACTTCCTGGTGAAGATCAACACCAACATCGGAAATTCTGCCGTGGCCTCCTCCATCGAAGAAGA
The genomic region above belongs to bacterium and contains:
- a CDS encoding 2-phosphosulfolactate phosphatase: MKITVYFEFKDAKPTVMQNATVVLADVLRATTSIPVYLYHGATAVAMCPEPGSAKRIFEKQKRGEGLLAGERDWEKIPGFHLGGSPLDSNRDKVKGRLVAFSSPSPLRLLKNTKATLLGSFVNLGDVYDSCLRAKRDVVVVCAGGPEDSVFAGMLVDFLQSTLGSDPVVLSESAKEALAYYKPWQGRIPDLLREVNEGKALIQKGYGKDLDFAGKISRISAVPILKNDVFVKEEVPKRKTSSDEARKPVTPQKGKSIKITAPLFPKNPEHPVPGMDKGKKPAVPPVEDKKAAAAKGDKKGDKGAAPLGKKSEVKGTLLKPKKAPKPMFSKKTVANAVPKMVRKES
- the efp gene encoding elongation factor P, with protein sequence MITVMDLRAGNMAEFDNILYRVVSFQHVKPGKGGGFVRLKLKNVEMGTVTDKTLDSWESVKEPPVEEKEMQYLYKQGDKFVFMDTETYEQLELTEDEVGEGHQWLKDEMAIEVLFYKERPISVKLPITVNLKVASSEPGIKGDRVSNATKPATLETGAEIQVPLFVKEGDTIKVDTRTGEYIERV
- the accC gene encoding acetyl-CoA carboxylase biotin carboxylase subunit; the encoded protein is MFKKILIANRGEIALRIIRACKELGVKTVAVYSQADADSLHVHLADESVCIGKAFSKESYLNIPALISAAEITDAEAIHPGYGFLAENAHFAEVCSSCQIKFIGPKPEVIRLMGDKVAAIRTAKAAGAPTTPGSDGPVKDEKQALEVAKRVKYPVIIKASAGGGGKGMRVAHTDLSLTQAFQTARTEAEAAFGNPEVYIEKYIEDPRHIEVQILGDEFGHVMHLGERDCTIQRNHQKLIEEAPSSALTDKMRKKLGKYALKLAKEVKYTSAGTIEFLMDKHGDFYFMEMNTRVQVEHPVTELTTGIDIIKEQIKIAAGERLSIKKDVLEPRGHAIECRINAENPDDGFRPSPGTVTTYHVPGGPGVRVDTHLYQGYKIPPYYDSMLAKIIVHAPTRIEAIKRMLRALDELVVEGVYTTTDFLKVILESDAFKRGHYSTHYVEQFMKNKKDRGGDSQH
- a CDS encoding RNA pseudouridine synthase yields the protein MTAIKKTLRVIFEDPHLIVVDKPVGQLVIPGRGEEQGTLLVDEVSSHIRKKAYVVHRIDRETSGLVAFAKDAPTHRALNLLWEGREVGKTYLGWVQGVPDPREGRIDSPLKTFGSGRVGVDPKGKPSQTIYRVLKVDESPDSTGSRGSVSLLELDLLTGRRHQIRVHLFRLGHPLLGDPLYGDPLPVGGYPRLMLHAYRLTLPWESKTLSVQVDPPTDFHP
- the accB gene encoding acetyl-CoA carboxylase biotin carboxyl carrier protein, which translates into the protein MSNAAEKSEGSKPEKKKKVETPAVKKVKVSSKLALVQDVIALMDASDLSEVHFEQGGMKVHLRRGPAAAYAAPMMPAMPMVAAAAAPASGAPAPAAPAAKAESGNTLNSPMVGTFYRSPSPDAKPFIEEGDSIKVGQVYCIIEAMKLMNEVKSEVAGKVTKILVQNGQAVEFNQPLIVVESN
- a CDS encoding thiamine-phosphate pyrophosphorylase codes for the protein MKTSPPIRKVQRALDANCNRVREGLRVAEDVARFLLDDPALLNRLKKLRHQVTEAEKGLFASDRLRRISRDVAGDLGRGTRENGEKQRGNAGDLLKANLKRAQEGLRSLEEFSKLLGHPAALKFKKIRYGCYRVEEGLP